In the Triticum aestivum cultivar Chinese Spring chromosome 2B, IWGSC CS RefSeq v2.1, whole genome shotgun sequence genome, ggagaggaagaggggggatcGCAGCGTTCTCGCCGTTCTCGGTGGAAAAATAGCTGATGTATGTTGCGTTGAGCAGTGTAATCATCGGTTATGTGAACTGGCATGCCTGCCAGATCACGTTCTGCTACCGCTGAGGTGAAATGTCGCATTGTTTTCCCTGTGGCTTCCGTTACGCCCTGTGCCAATTTTTTTTTTCTTGAGTGATACTTCCAGTGTCAGTTTGCTTGCGATCCGAGTATCCGACGCTGCGAACGAACTGAATTTTTTTGCGAACGAACGAACTTCTTTTTTTTGAGGAAATGCGAACGAACGAACTGAGTGAAAGAGCAAGAGAAACGCGGGCAGCTCGGTCAATTGGGCCGTGGTAGGCATAAAGCCCAGTATCGTGGAATGGGTAGCGATTGGGCCCGCTGGAAAAAAGACGAAACGCAAAAAAGATGGGGTGAGAGAGGCTCGAACTCTCGACCTCAGGATCACTCACGTTTAGCTATGAGACCTACGCGCTAGCCAACTGCGCCACCACCCCTTGATGCTAACGGTGAGGCATAGAGCTACTTATTCCAAACTCCTGCAGTCTTGTAGAGGGCCAAGCTTAACCAAATCTTTCCGTCTTTGTGAGTTGTGACGGAACAAACCCAACAGTTTCCATCTTGCGAGTTTACATAGAACACAGATGGTCGTAGAACTGGCAAAATTAATTTTCCTGGTATACTCTAGACGCAATGCAACAGTGAAAACTTTCCAATGTGAATCTTGCTTATTTTTCTGCTATACTCTAGGCGCTTCTATTTTTCCATAAAAAAAACCTATTGAGCTTCACGAATCTTATCAGCTATCATAGGGTGTAACTAGCAAAAGGGTCCGTGCATTGCAAGGGAAGAAAAAATACTACACAtgctcttaatttacaaaaaaaTTGTCTATAATCTGAGAATTTGTAGCTACGGCCCAAATAGAGATAGTCTTAACCTATAAAAGCGCAGTTTAAGATTCTACAGGTGTTCTTTTTCAACACggcttgcatgtagatttaatCCGTACAAAGAAACGGGCAAGTGATCATGCATTTATTCATGTCATGTTCGGAATGGGGTGTTGTTACGGCGAGTaaagaaaaacaacaaaaacaGACGATGACACATTAGCACACTATGAAGAAATGTGTGCATCAATGGCAGTTTTCAGTTTAAGAATCACCAACTTAGGCTAACTCTTGAACACTTCTTTTCACATCcatatttcttaaatacatgaagagtTGTTAAAAAGGTTGTTAAAAGGATACAAGGTTTTTGAATCACAAAAGGAGATTTTTTTTTTGTTTGGAAAAGAACTTTTTTGTATGGTCTCCTGTGGACGCAGGTACTTGCCccctatttcatcactatttcttgCCATACATGTTATAGGTATTGGTCCCTGTTTCATCACTATTTATATCTTATCAAActtgtcttttattttattttttgtcatgcatgccttCTTTTCACTTTTTTCATGCAtgtcctctcttttttcttcttatataggagaatagcgcaacatctcatctttatcggatctcctttgcattttctattttatttcttttatagcaAACATCCCATCTTTATTGAATCCTTCTCTTATTTGTTGTCATGCATGTCCTTATTTATCAGGTGTCTCTAGCAAATTTATCTTTAATTTCATGTCCAGCCCTaattttgctgaggtgttcatcCTCAATCTGAATCAATACAGGTATGGAAAAAAGAGACGGATAATACATTGTTGATTAACACCGCATCTATTATCCAACAATGCATTATCTCGCAGGTGCTCCTCAGCCGTCCGATGAAGGATCAACACCGCATCTATTATCGAAGGGTGTTGGGTGTTGGATAATAGATGGACAGCCCGTAGTGCTTCACGCCAACTGGTATCGATTCAAACTTATCTGAAACAGATTAAAGGTGTCGGTTTCTTCAGAGATAAACAGCTCAGGTCCTGACATATATGCATGCATTCCTATGAATCCATTCCATTCAGTGGTTTTGATGGATAAGTATGGCTCTGAACTGACTACAAATAGATGATCTGAATATGCACTTCACAATCAGATCCAAAGAATAACACAATTAATTCATGGTTCAAAAGCACCCCATAACAGCATTGGCCATCGTctataacattttttgaaattataaaGATATGCCAGTAAAACAACATTGCTCCCCAACCTGTAGAAAGCACACAAGAATTTGCACTTCCAACCTAATAAGTATCAACAGATATTGAAGAAATATAGATATGCACCAATATTGACCACTCCTTTCATGAACTTGATCGCTTGTCATGTTATCCATCCTTCAACAGTACATCTGATGACTCACTTTCACTTGATAAATTGCACATCCTTTGTCTAGAATAAAGGGCAGCCCCCAATACAAGTAATTCACTCAAGTGAAGAATTGAATACAAAATTGACATCACATTGTTTACAGATGTTAAAAACATAAGAAACGGTCAGCATATCCACATTGTATAGTGCTCAGGCGCAAACAGTCCTAAAGGGAGTATCATTTAATTTTTCAAAGGACAAAAAAAAACTGGACACCATTTTACTGTACTGAACtacaactaaatgcaaaacatttCACTGCACCATGGGAAAAGATGGGACATGCACGGCATCTGATGCACTATAGTCCAGGGATATAAAAAGTAGCTGATTCAATATTTATTGACCCAGAATGTGCCTGACTGAAATTGTACAATGTATGTTAATCAACTAGATGGCAACTATAGAAAGGGAAATGTGGCTAAGATGCAACCTTGATGCCTGCCATCAGTTCATTAGTACCAACCACATCACGAAGAGCAAGCCATCTGGAAAAAATCCAATTCCCCTCACAAAAATCCGAGTTCACCTTCCATCTTATGCATAAATAGCCAATGGCTCCAACAACAATAGCAGTTAAACAGTAGCCTACATAGTCTGCAAGACAATAATTTTGCTTCAGTCGTTATGTAAGAAAACAAACAAGTGTTTGCTGAACTTAGCTAAATGAAATACAAAATATAGATTACAGGCAAACCTGCACACATCTGCTAAGCTACAGGGCCTGCAAGAGAATGATTTTGCTTCAGCGTGCCTTTGTGCGCCTCCTGGGTGGTCAGGTGCGCCCTTTTGCGTGAAAAGCAGACCTAAGTCCTGCAACGCATGTATACAAAAACAAGGTATTCACACAAACAATGGGGGTAAGTAGCACACAATCCTAGATGGCGCACATAGTAACTGCATGCAAAtactatattactccctccatcccataatgtaagacgttttttgacacataatgtaagacgttttttgacacattatgggtgtcaaaaaacgtcttacattatgggacatagggagtacaTGGTAGCATACTTTCTTAGCAAATCTAAGAAGGGAGTTTCTGCCATTCACAAAATGTCATAAAGGTTAATGCTTCAAGGCATGTATTACATGGCATCAGATAGTGCCTGATCCAGCCACAATGCAAATACAGTGCTATAAAGTAGCAAATAATCTTAGGAAACGTAACACAGGAAGTTTTGGATGCTCTAGAAACATCAAAGGGGTTGGTGTCCTTGGGCATATATTACGACAGGAAGGATCTCACTTCCGGTCCATGGAGCAGAAGGCCCAATGCACGGATGCAGGGTAGGCATCATCATGACATCATCCTAGTAGTTAACTGGTCAATAAGAGCTCTGGTGCAAAGCAAAACTGCATTCAGAAGACCATCGAAAAACAAGAAGCAACACAGAACACACTGCAAAGAGGGAACCACATGACAAACTACTAGACCATACTGTGGCACCCGGTCCACTTCCCTTTCCTGGCAGTCAGTGCTTTCTTAGTACGGAAAGCTTGAATAATCGCAGCATGAGCTGGGCGGCTCCTCCATCAGTGTCTTGCTATTTATGACCAGAGGCAATTAGACACAATTCAGAAGGAAGAAGGATGCTCACCGGCGTCCACAATAATGCTCTCTCTTGAGCTGCggaaaaggaacatctttttgaaGATGATGTGGGGTAAAATATACAGATATGACATATTATTTCAATTCAGACAAAAGACTTACAAGCATTACTTGGACAAGGAATGAAACAACATCAAAGAAAATCAGAGAGGGTCATGACGCAGATAAGCTGTAATGTTCATTCCTTGCCGCAGTTTAAATAACCTGATAGGACTAATAAATCGTTTTAATGGCTGTGACCAACAACTATTACCATACTAAGCCAAGACTAAtttttaatactccctccatcccataatataagatgttactaCAACCAATATGTGAGTACATTGGTTGTaataacgtcttatattatgggacggagggagtagcatttaaCCTTGCCCAAAATTGCAGATTTGATTGTTACTATATTTGGTACGATCTAGATGACATGAAAACAACTATATTAGTACAGAAACATGTATACAATCGCGGTGATATTTTTGATGAATGGATAATATTTTCAGGCATTCACTAGGTACTAATATGCAGCGGGTATGTTGAGTTACGAACTTCAATATGATGTGGTTAACAAATAGCACACATATGCTCGTTAAGATTaacagtttcatgcatgaaaatttgTGGCTTACACATAAACCATTCTAAAAATCATACGATCAGAGTTCCTCGGTTGATTTGCTCCCCTGAACTCAACAGAGCAACCATGGTCACTGACTCACCATCTTCGTGTCTACCTGTTTGCAAGGAGACCATTCACTATGATTAATGATGGAAATTAAGCAAACAATCCAGAATTTTTTAGGAACTCAGTGACATCAGATTCATGGACAAGTAGACCAGAAATTATACTAACCTGCATATGCTGCACTCTCCTGAGCCAAATCTTGGATAACAAATTGATGGACCTACACAAGCAGCACATTATCAATTCAGGTGAGAACATGATTCTTTTATAAGACAAGTGAGATTTACAATTCCCTCTTCCATTTGCAAAATATTCATGAGCATAAGAACAATTCACAATTAACATCTCAAATCGAGATTAATCCATCGAACAGTCCAAAAATATATATAAAGTGGAGTTGCTAATTGCCTACCTGGATGCTGTGCACGGGAAGAAGACGACGAGCAAGGTCGCACGGGAGCTTGCAGCTTCTAGCGAACAGCATGAGACGCCGTGGTGGTCCTCACCGCGCCGTTCCCCCTTCTCCCGCCACTTACGCATCCTCACCGCGTCGGCCGGCCTCCCTTCGCGCACTACCACACATCCGCCCCGTGACACCACGAATCGCAGACGCAGTAGCCGAGCGGGGTGCGGATGGATGGGGAAATGGAGGCGGTGACGACGAGATGAGGACCTTGGGAGGCGGTGGATCTCATCGGTAGGGGCGGCGGCCAACAATGGGATCTCATGCGACGACGATGACCTCAGGAAGCGTCAGAGGAGCTTGGAGCGGAGAAGAGGCAGAGACGAGGGAGGGAGGAGATGGAGCGGAGGCTCACAAGGGAGAATGACTtggggtggaggaggagggaggagtgtGGCGGCTGTGGATTGGGGGCTAGGGTTCGTGCGGTTGTGCTCAATGGGCTTTCCAGGAGGAATAACCAATCAGACACTCACATCGCAGCACCCACCCATCTTCACGTGACCCCACCTAGGAAGAGGCCCACCAGTGATACTCACGTAAAAAAAAGTGAAAACAGCAGTCAAAATCGGACGGCCAAGGGGAGCCAAGGTGGGAAATCTACTCAGATCCAACGGACAGGAATCGGCCAATCTGGAGGAGCGCCATGGAGGCGGGTTGGCTGGCAGCCTTTAAGGTTAAAGGCTAGATAGATCGGATTCAATCCTTTATAGCATATGCAGACTTGAATTATTTACTTATCCCAAGATATATTTGATCTCATTTTTTGTCTGTTGAGACGAGGCACGTGCAAGTTTACTAGGGGCGAGCAAGCCGTTGATTTTGCAAAGAACGATTGTCACTGTTAATTGCTTTCAAAGCGGATGTTTTTTTTTGAAGCAGATGTGCCATagacaagcaagcatgcaaatcaGCTGTGCATGATTTCAATTAGTTTCCAATGTAGCATGTCTCACCagttattttgcttttggttttatGCACTCATGGAACGAGAAAGAATTGAACCAGCCAATTTGCAAGGTGAGTATTTAATATTGCAACTTTTTGAATTCTACCTCATGAAAACTCTCAAGATAACGACCTATAGTTCTCCAAGAGGATAGTTGTGAGGCAAGAAAGTGATTTTTGGTGCATCTACTCAACTACATTGACAATGAAGCCACAGACAACATGCATCCTTGATGTTGTACAAGAATTGATTAGTGTATTAAGACATACTGAGATAATTAGGTGACTTCACTGTATGCATATGATGCTAAATTATAGCGTTGCTTGAAAATCATTTAAATTATAGGTCGATTTGTAATATGTTTTTAGTGCTATCAGAGTATCTTGTGAATTTGAAAATGTGGTTGTAACATTAGTCAAGACGTGCATTGCATGTGCACGCTTACTATATTCTTTGTGTAAGCTGCATATTCTTTGTGTAAGCTGCAACTGAAATATATTTGCTATAGCATGTATTTGAGCTAacattatttgttttctaattgcTGCTTTTGATCAGAACCAACACGTAGCCTGGAATGAGGAATGGTATTCTATGAGCTAAACAACGCAGAAGAAGAGGATTAGGCCGGCAGATCGGTGTCAAGGAGAACACTGAGCTATGGAGGTGGTATTTCGGGCAACACCGGCGATAGTCTCCACAGTTAAATGATGGTGAACCGTAGATGTCGTAATATTGtgagaaaatatattatgattTATTCTACCTTATCTATACATCTTTTGTTCATTGTGATGATCTGATATGCCCCATAGAGGCGTCTGGATTGAAATAGGTATTTTATTGGCTCAACAAGGGGAAAATGTTACGAGTGTTCATTAAGATCCTTGATTTGTGAATGCTGGTGGCGAATTTAATCTCAATATGCTTTAGGCAAGTCTgttaagtactactccctccgtcccataatataagatgttattacatccaatatactcacatattggatgtaataacgtcttgtattatgggacagagggagtccATCAACATTTAAATTCGCAGTGTACGTGCAATGTACAGTAAATCACTGCGCACGTAAGATTACGCATCGCTATATATAAATTGAAAATGTAAGCTTCATATATTCAAATATTGATTTCTAGCGAATTTCAAATGAGACGTGCATTGCACATGCAGGCTTACTAGTGGTACAACAAAATAACCAAATGATGCTAAAGGCCAATGGATACAAGGTACAAACTTCTAATTACAACAGGAAACATACATACCAGGTCAAGCATGATGAACATTATGATGGACACCATGAGCTGCCCATTCTGATCTTCACAACATCTGTAGCTGTGGTAACTCCAAAAGCCATGACAACCAACATACAGTACACAGCAAACAGAAATTAATGCCCTTTAACCTCGTCGGACAAAAAATTGAGTGGATGTCTGACAAAATTTTGCACCATAATTCCCCAAGTGCGCTCGTTAGGTGTTAtcccaacagtcactgctctgtttAGAAGCATATTAGCATCATTAAGCAATCTCGCTTTGCAGTGCCAACTAATGAGGATATTGTATGTAATAGTATCTGCATGCACATTTTCAGAATGTAACTTCTCTAGGAGATTCAGCGCAGCATGCATCCATCCCATTTTGCACAATCCATTTATGAGTGTGTTGTATGTGACAATGTCAGGAGTAAGCCCTTGGTTTAACATCTCCTTCGAGAGCTCTAGTGCATCACGCACCCTTCTTGTCTTGCAGAGCTCACTAATCAAGAGGTTGTATGAAATGTTATTTGGCTTAATTCCCTTTTCTATCATTTCCGCGAGCAACACCATGCTCTGATCAACATTCCCATCTTTGCACAGGGCTTTAATCAGACCATTATAACTAACAACATCAAGTGAACAACCATGAAGTACCATTTCATTTGCAAGCCGTATGGCATCCTGCAAACCTCCTTTGCACAACAGTGCATGAATGAGTGTATTGTAAGTTATTCTATTCGCAACAACACCCTCGTCAACCAAATTTTCAAATAGATACACAGCCTCCTCGATCTGGCCATTGTTGCAGAGATGATAAATTATTGTATTATACGTGCAGATATCAGGCTTGCAACCTTCACTCTTCATCTCTTGCATGAGTGTCATCGCGTCATCCATCCTGCCTTCCTTACATACAGCATAAATCATTCCATTGTATCCTTGTGAATTCAGACTCAAGCCATTTGCCAACATTAGCTTCAGCGTTGCTCTCATGTCATCCCACATGCCATTCCTGCAAAAAGCATGCAGCAAGATCGTGTAGGTCACTACGTTTGGAGCACAACCCTTATCCTCCATCTCTCTAAGCAACCGCATGGCCGAACCAGGCCTCCCAAGCTTGCAAAGCCCATGTATCAATATACTGTAAGTGTGTGCATCTGGTGGGCAGCCTTTTGATCCCATTATCTCATACAGCTCTGTCGCCTCTGTTAGCTTCCCATCCAAAAGACATCCGCCAATCACTGTGTTAAATAACACGACATTCAACTCCGGCACCCTCCCGAGCATTGTGCGTGCCTCGTCCACCTGCCTTGCTCGGCACAGACCCTGGATAAGGAACCCGTATGTCATGGTGTTTGGCACGCAGCCTCTTATCATCATCCTGTCCACAAGCCTTGCAGCATCGCGGAGACGCCCAAGCATGCATAGCCCATGCACAATGTCATTGAACGTGTTGACATCAGCAGAGCACCCCATGAGGAACATCTCGTCGAGGAGCGTGGTAGCCTCGGCGACCTCACCCTGCTCACACAGGGCGTGGATGACCGTCTGATAGAGCACCACATCGGGCACACACCCATGCCGCGCCATACTGCGGAGCATCGCGAGCGCCTCATCAGCGCGTCCGAGGCGGCAGAGTGCACGCGCAGCGACACCGAAGGTAAAGGTGGAGGGCGGGATGCGGTCCCGGTGGACCATACGGCGGTAGAGCGCGAGCACATCGGCGTGGCAGTTCGCCCTGGCCAGTGCCGCGAGGACGGTGTTGTACGAGCGGAAGGACGGCGATACAGCGAAGCGGCTGGGCAACTGGTCGAGCAGGTGGAGGGCGCGGCCAGGGGGCAAGGAGCACAGGAGCGGTAGGAGGAGGGTTTCCCGGAGAGGGGGGTGGCGGGAGGGGGGGAGGGATTCAAGGAGGGAGAGCGCGCGCTCAGGGTctgcg is a window encoding:
- the LOC123044158 gene encoding pentatricopeptide repeat-containing protein At5g64320, mitochondrial: MGEPPPKLRAAAATSWPELLAPFDLSRLRSTLSSRPLTPHRLGRLLALPLSPATSLLLLQWYAASHPVLSSHPLRPLLAAADADPERALSLLESLPPSRHPPLRETLLLPLLCSLPPGRALHLLDQLPSRFAVSPSFRSYNTVLAALARANCHADVLALYRRMVHRDRIPPSTFTFGVAARALCRLGRADEALAMLRSMARHGCVPDVVLYQTVIHALCEQGEVAEATTLLDEMFLMGCSADVNTFNDIVHGLCMLGRLRDAARLVDRMMIRGCVPNTMTYGFLIQGLCRARQVDEARTMLGRVPELNVVLFNTVIGGCLLDGKLTEATELYEIMGSKGCPPDAHTYSILIHGLCKLGRPGSAMRLLREMEDKGCAPNVVTYTILLHAFCRNGMWDDMRATLKLMLANGLSLNSQGYNGMIYAVCKEGRMDDAMTLMQEMKSEGCKPDICTYNTIIYHLCNNGQIEEAVYLFENLVDEGVVANRITYNTLIHALLCKGGLQDAIRLANEMVLHGCSLDVVSYNGLIKALCKDGNVDQSMVLLAEMIEKGIKPNNISYNLLISELCKTRRVRDALELSKEMLNQGLTPDIVTYNTLINGLCKMGWMHAALNLLEKLHSENVHADTITYNILISWHCKARLLNDANMLLNRAVTVGITPNERTWGIMVQNFVRHPLNFLSDEVKGH